One genomic segment of Marinitoga piezophila KA3 includes these proteins:
- a CDS encoding glutaredoxin family protein, with amino-acid sequence MPHVKIAIYTTSRCPWCRKAKNYFKQLGIPFKEYNVEKDQKAAERMVRKTGQMGVPVIEIGNQTIVGFDKAKIERLLGI; translated from the coding sequence ATGCCACATGTAAAAATAGCAATATACACAACATCCAGATGTCCATGGTGTAGAAAAGCAAAAAATTATTTCAAGCAATTGGGTATTCCTTTTAAAGAATATAATGTTGAAAAGGATCAAAAGGCAGCTGAAAGAATGGTGAGAAAAACAGGGCAAATGGGTGTTCCTGTAATTGAAATAGGAAATCAGACAATTGTAGGATTTGACAAAGCAAAAATTGAAAGATTGCTTGGAATATAA
- a CDS encoding glycoside hydrolase family 13 protein codes for MNYFGIYSDQSENFLMPVNPKVGDEITIKIRIPKKYGKVKGRLNFLVQKHHNKYKHTVMHLEKEDEYFKYFSTKFKLTERIIRYHFEIHFENDNRTIKYDSRGIVEHRHVEDFIIIPNFEVPEWSIGAIYYQIFPDRFNNGDKTNDPVDGEYIYDGEKIRKKEWNEYPHPTKGHTEFYGGDIQGIIDKLDYLKELGIEVIYLNPIFVSPSPHKYDTQDYEHIDPHLGVIVEDTEDLTEKYKIRTTSKKNLEASDKLFAKLVEEAHKRNIKIILDGVFNHCGSYHKWVNEYKIYGEDVGVANNKEVPESEYFYWDKNNEYEGWWGYKSLPKLNYDKTLLLWKYISQIGEKWVSYPYNADGWRLDVARDLGKTKQVNKNFWKYFRTIVKRKNPESIIFAEDYESPKEWIENLSWDGIMNYIGAMDPISYFLTGMEKHNDDYKPELLGNSEWFIEQLRWAWSQMPMNSKYLSMNQLSNHDHSRWATRTTKKVGRSYSLGPEEAEKGIDWDIFKIGIIMLFTLPGSPGIYYGDEIGLPGWTDPDNRRTFPWDKLKEKESQEKLNFFKEVIDFYKKHPVLRNGSIEFLKWEKDFVSYGIWNNDEKIVVIVNISDKDKDFEIPVWLCEVKEKKMKKGISIKNNEIDEINVENGSIKGTINKKSFIIFLGK; via the coding sequence ATGAATTATTTCGGAATATATTCCGATCAAAGCGAAAACTTTTTAATGCCAGTAAATCCCAAAGTTGGTGACGAAATAACAATAAAAATAAGAATACCAAAAAAATATGGTAAAGTAAAGGGGAGATTAAATTTTCTTGTTCAAAAGCATCATAATAAATACAAACATACAGTAATGCACCTTGAAAAAGAAGATGAATACTTTAAATATTTCAGTACAAAGTTTAAATTAACAGAAAGGATTATACGCTATCATTTTGAAATACATTTTGAAAACGATAACAGAACAATAAAATACGATTCGAGAGGAATAGTTGAGCACAGGCACGTAGAAGATTTTATTATAATTCCAAATTTTGAAGTGCCAGAATGGTCAATAGGAGCAATTTACTATCAAATATTCCCGGATAGATTTAACAACGGAGACAAAACAAATGATCCAGTAGATGGCGAATATATATATGATGGTGAAAAAATAAGAAAAAAAGAATGGAATGAATATCCACATCCTACAAAAGGACACACAGAATTTTATGGTGGGGATATACAGGGAATAATAGATAAACTGGACTATTTGAAGGAATTAGGAATAGAAGTAATATATTTAAATCCAATATTTGTATCTCCAAGTCCTCATAAATACGATACACAGGATTATGAACATATAGATCCCCATTTAGGAGTAATAGTAGAAGATACAGAGGATTTAACAGAAAAATACAAAATAAGAACAACATCTAAAAAAAATCTTGAAGCCAGTGATAAACTGTTTGCTAAATTAGTTGAAGAAGCTCATAAAAGAAATATAAAAATAATTCTTGATGGTGTATTTAATCATTGTGGTTCATATCATAAATGGGTAAATGAATATAAAATATATGGTGAAGATGTTGGCGTTGCAAATAACAAAGAAGTGCCAGAAAGCGAATACTTTTATTGGGACAAAAATAATGAATATGAAGGCTGGTGGGGATATAAATCACTTCCGAAGTTAAATTACGACAAAACATTATTACTATGGAAATACATATCTCAAATCGGGGAAAAATGGGTTTCATATCCGTATAATGCTGACGGTTGGAGATTAGATGTTGCAAGAGATTTAGGAAAAACAAAACAGGTCAATAAAAATTTCTGGAAATATTTCAGAACAATTGTAAAAAGGAAAAATCCTGAAAGCATAATATTTGCTGAAGATTATGAATCTCCTAAAGAATGGATTGAGAATTTATCATGGGATGGTATAATGAATTATATTGGAGCTATGGATCCTATAAGTTACTTTTTAACCGGTATGGAAAAACATAATGATGATTACAAGCCAGAATTGTTGGGAAATTCTGAATGGTTTATTGAACAATTGCGTTGGGCATGGAGTCAAATGCCAATGAATTCAAAATATTTGTCCATGAATCAATTGAGCAATCACGATCATTCAAGATGGGCAACAAGAACTACTAAAAAAGTAGGAAGGAGTTATTCCTTAGGTCCAGAGGAAGCTGAAAAAGGTATAGATTGGGATATCTTTAAAATTGGAATTATAATGTTATTTACATTGCCGGGTTCTCCGGGAATATATTATGGTGATGAAATAGGATTGCCAGGCTGGACAGATCCTGACAATAGAAGAACATTTCCATGGGATAAATTAAAGGAAAAAGAATCGCAGGAAAAACTGAATTTTTTTAAAGAAGTAATTGATTTTTATAAAAAACACCCGGTTTTGAGAAATGGTTCAATAGAATTTTTAAAATGGGAAAAGGATTTTGTTTCTTATGGAATATGGAATAATGACGAAAAAATTGTTGTAATTGTGAATATATCAGATAAAGATAAAGACTTTGAAATTCCAGTATGGTTATGCGAAGTAAAAGAAAAGAAAATGAAAAAAGGCATATCAATAAAAAATAATGAAATTGATGAAATAAATGTGGAAAACGGGAGTATAAAAGGTACAATAAACAAAAAAAGTTTTATTATTTTTCTTGGAAAATAA
- a CDS encoding STAS domain-containing protein, which yields MKKEIYGNSATIFLQGRIDITNSEELRDELNELAENGIKRIFIDMSKLDYIDSSGLGRILYFFMNYKKKGGSMELHNVRNENVKKVIEIVKLDKIIPVREYDVE from the coding sequence ATGAAAAAAGAAATTTATGGAAACAGTGCAACAATATTTCTTCAAGGCAGAATTGATATAACTAATTCAGAAGAATTAAGGGATGAACTAAACGAATTAGCAGAAAACGGAATAAAAAGAATATTTATTGATATGTCAAAACTTGACTATATAGATAGTAGTGGATTGGGTAGAATATTATATTTCTTTATGAACTACAAGAAAAAAGGTGGTTCAATGGAATTGCATAATGTAAGAAATGAAAACGTGAAAAAAGTAATTGAAATAGTAAAATTAGATAAAATCATCCCTGTAAGAGAATATGATGTTGAATAA